The Tistrella mobilis genome window below encodes:
- a CDS encoding xanthine dehydrogenase family protein subunit M: MYAFEYHRPSSVADAAQALGANEDAKLVAGGMTLLPTMKQRLAAPSDIIDLNGIAELAGISRDGDTLVIGAMTRHAAVGRSDEVKAAIPALAHLASHIGDAQVRNRGTIGGSLANNDPAADYPAAALALGADIVTDQRSIPADDYFVGMFETALEPAEIIREVRFPIPEKAGYVKFPNPASRYALVGVFVARGKDGSVRVAVTGAAPSVFRVEAMEAALAADFRPEALDGITVPADGLNSDMHAGAEYRAHLIGVIAKRAVAAALG; encoded by the coding sequence ATGTACGCATTCGAATATCACCGTCCCTCGTCGGTCGCCGACGCCGCCCAGGCGCTGGGTGCCAACGAGGACGCCAAACTGGTGGCGGGGGGCATGACCCTGCTGCCGACCATGAAACAGCGTCTGGCGGCACCGTCGGACATCATCGACCTGAACGGCATCGCCGAACTGGCCGGCATCAGCCGCGACGGCGATACGCTGGTCATCGGCGCCATGACCCGCCACGCGGCCGTCGGCCGCTCGGACGAGGTGAAGGCGGCGATCCCGGCGCTGGCGCATCTGGCCTCGCATATCGGCGACGCCCAGGTCCGCAATCGGGGCACCATCGGCGGCTCGCTCGCCAATAACGACCCGGCGGCCGATTATCCGGCGGCGGCGCTGGCGCTCGGCGCCGACATCGTCACCGACCAGCGCAGCATCCCGGCGGACGACTATTTCGTCGGCATGTTCGAAACCGCGCTGGAGCCGGCCGAGATCATCCGCGAAGTCCGCTTCCCGATCCCCGAGAAGGCGGGCTATGTGAAGTTCCCGAACCCGGCCTCGCGCTACGCCCTGGTCGGCGTGTTCGTGGCCCGGGGCAAAGACGGCTCGGTCCGCGTCGCGGTCACCGGCGCCGCCCCTTCGGTCTTCCGGGTGGAGGCGATGGAAGCCGCCCTTGCCGCCGATTTCCGGCCCGAGGCGCTGGACGGCATCACCGTGCCGGCCGACGGGCTGAATTCGGACATGCATGCCGGCGCCGAATATCGCGCCCATCTGATCGGCGTGATCGCGAAGCGCGCGGTGGCGGCGGCCCTCGGCTGA
- a CDS encoding xanthine dehydrogenase family protein molybdopterin-binding subunit, protein MTEQVIGKPVKRTEDRRFLTGRGRYTDDIQLARQTYAYIIRSPHAHAKILNIDPSAALARPGVVAVFTGKDMAADGIGGLPCGWLVHSKDGSPMKEPPHAPLVPDRVRHVGDNVAVVIATSKELAKDAAEDVAIDYEELPAVADARRALAEGAAQVWDDQAPGNLCYDWELGDRAATEAAFANAHRVVELELINNRLIPNAMEPRAAIGDYDPASGQYTLYTTSQNPHVIRLLMGAYVLQIPEHKLRVVAPDVGGGFGSKIYHYAEEAIVTWAAKKLERPVRWTAERTESFMTDAHGRDHWSRARLAMDADGNFLGLHVETVANLGAYLSTFAPSIPTYLYGTLLAGLYKTPAIYCEVKSAFTHTTPVDAYRGAGRPEACYLLERLVDKAAAESGIDRIELRKKNFITADMMPYQTPVAVQYDSGEFHKNLDDAMRLIDYAGLDARKAEARSRGRYLGLGVSTYIEACGLAPSALAGQLGARAGLYEAAEVRLHPTGSVTVFTGAHSHGQGHETTFAQVVADRLGVPLSQVEIVHGDTDRIPFGMGTYGSRSLPVGGSALVKAIDKVIDKSRKIAAHLLEAAEGDIEFQNGRFSVKGTDKGVGIGEVALAAYVPHNYPHDKLEPGLDESAYYDPVNFTYPNGCHLCEVEVDPDTGVVEIKRFVAVDDFGRVVNPMIVEGQVHGGIAQGIGQALLEAAVYDQDSGQLMSGSFMDYCMPRADDLPSFTVAHNEVPCTTNPLGVKGCGEAGAIGSPPAIINAVIDALRPLGVTDMDMPATPHRVWSTIQAARMPAAAE, encoded by the coding sequence ATGACCGAACAGGTGATCGGCAAGCCGGTGAAGCGGACCGAAGACCGGCGCTTCCTGACCGGCCGCGGCCGTTATACCGACGACATCCAGCTGGCGCGGCAGACCTATGCCTATATCATCCGCAGCCCGCATGCCCATGCGAAGATCCTGAACATCGACCCCTCGGCCGCGCTCGCCCGGCCCGGCGTGGTGGCGGTGTTCACCGGCAAGGACATGGCGGCCGACGGCATCGGCGGCCTGCCCTGCGGCTGGCTGGTCCATTCCAAGGACGGCTCGCCGATGAAAGAGCCGCCGCATGCGCCGCTGGTCCCCGACCGGGTCCGTCATGTCGGCGACAATGTGGCCGTGGTGATCGCGACCTCGAAGGAACTGGCCAAGGACGCGGCCGAAGACGTCGCCATCGACTATGAGGAACTGCCCGCGGTCGCCGATGCCCGCCGGGCGCTGGCCGAAGGCGCCGCCCAGGTCTGGGACGATCAGGCCCCCGGCAATCTCTGCTACGACTGGGAGCTGGGCGACCGGGCGGCGACCGAAGCCGCCTTCGCCAATGCCCACCGGGTGGTGGAGCTGGAGCTGATCAACAACCGCCTGATCCCCAACGCCATGGAGCCGCGGGCGGCGATCGGCGATTATGACCCGGCGAGCGGCCAGTACACGCTCTACACCACCAGCCAGAACCCCCATGTCATCCGCCTGCTGATGGGCGCCTATGTGCTGCAGATCCCCGAGCACAAGCTGCGCGTGGTGGCACCGGATGTCGGCGGCGGCTTCGGCTCCAAGATCTACCATTACGCCGAAGAGGCGATCGTCACCTGGGCGGCGAAGAAGCTGGAACGCCCGGTCCGCTGGACGGCCGAGCGCACCGAAAGCTTCATGACCGACGCCCATGGCCGGGATCACTGGAGCCGCGCCCGGCTGGCGATGGATGCCGACGGCAATTTCCTGGGCCTGCATGTCGAAACGGTCGCCAATCTCGGCGCCTATCTTTCGACCTTCGCGCCCTCGATCCCGACCTATCTCTACGGCACGCTGCTCGCCGGGCTCTACAAGACGCCGGCGATCTATTGCGAGGTGAAGTCGGCCTTCACCCATACCACGCCGGTAGACGCCTATCGCGGCGCCGGCCGGCCCGAGGCCTGCTATCTGCTGGAACGTCTGGTCGACAAGGCCGCGGCCGAAAGCGGCATCGACCGGATCGAGCTGCGCAAGAAGAATTTCATCACCGCCGACATGATGCCCTATCAGACCCCGGTGGCAGTGCAGTACGACAGCGGCGAGTTCCACAAGAACCTCGACGACGCCATGCGGCTGATCGACTATGCCGGCCTCGATGCCCGCAAGGCCGAGGCACGGTCGCGCGGCAGGTATCTGGGGCTCGGCGTGTCGACCTATATCGAGGCCTGCGGCCTGGCACCCTCGGCACTGGCCGGCCAGCTCGGCGCCCGCGCCGGGCTCTACGAAGCGGCGGAAGTCCGGCTGCACCCGACCGGATCGGTCACCGTGTTCACCGGCGCCCACAGCCATGGCCAGGGCCACGAAACCACTTTCGCGCAGGTCGTGGCCGATCGCCTGGGCGTGCCGCTCTCGCAGGTCGAGATCGTCCACGGCGATACTGACCGCATCCCCTTCGGCATGGGCACCTATGGCTCGCGTTCGCTGCCGGTCGGCGGCTCGGCGCTGGTCAAGGCCATCGACAAGGTGATCGACAAGAGCCGCAAGATCGCCGCCCATCTGCTGGAGGCGGCCGAAGGCGATATCGAGTTCCAGAACGGCCGGTTCTCGGTCAAGGGCACCGACAAGGGCGTGGGCATCGGCGAGGTGGCGCTGGCGGCCTATGTGCCGCACAACTACCCGCACGACAAGCTGGAACCGGGCCTGGACGAAAGCGCCTATTACGACCCGGTGAACTTCACCTACCCCAATGGCTGCCATCTCTGTGAAGTGGAGGTCGACCCCGACACCGGCGTTGTCGAAATCAAGCGCTTCGTGGCGGTGGATGATTTCGGCCGGGTGGTGAACCCGATGATCGTCGAAGGCCAGGTCCATGGCGGCATCGCCCAGGGCATCGGCCAGGCGCTGCTGGAAGCGGCAGTCTACGACCAGGACAGCGGCCAGCTGATGTCGGGCTCGTTCATGGACTATTGCATGCCGCGCGCCGACGACCTGCCCAGCTTCACCGTCGCCCATAACGAGGTGCCCTGCACCACCAACCCGCTGGGGGTGAAGGGTTGCGGCGAGGCCGGCGCCATCGGCTCTCCGCCCGCGATCATCAATGCCGTGATCGACGCGCTCCGGCCGCTGGGCGTGACCGACATGGACATGCCGGCGACGCCGCACCGGGTGTGGTCGACCATCCAGGCGGCGCGCATGCCCGCCGCTGCCGAGTGA
- a CDS encoding (2Fe-2S)-binding protein, which translates to MPVQISLTVNGERVERSVEPRTLLVQFIRDHLGLTGTHVGCDTSQCGACVVHVDGNAVKSCTMLAVQAEGAEVTTIEGLATNGTLHPVQEAFHQEHGLQCGFCTPGMVMSSVDLLKNNPNPTEAEIRKHLEGNICRCTGYHNIVKAVQSAAETMRG; encoded by the coding sequence ATGCCGGTCCAGATCAGCCTGACGGTGAACGGCGAGCGTGTCGAACGCTCGGTCGAGCCGCGGACCCTGCTGGTTCAATTCATCCGCGACCATCTCGGCCTCACCGGCACCCATGTCGGCTGCGATACCAGCCAGTGCGGTGCCTGTGTCGTCCATGTCGACGGCAATGCCGTGAAGTCCTGCACCATGCTGGCCGTCCAGGCCGAGGGCGCCGAGGTCACCACCATCGAGGGCCTGGCCACCAACGGCACGCTGCACCCGGTGCAGGAAGCCTTCCACCAGGAACACGGGCTGCAGTGCGGCTTCTGCACCCCGGGCATGGTGATGAGTTCGGTCGACCTGCTGAAGAACAACCCCAACCCGACCGAAGCCGAGATCCGCAAGCACCTGGAAGGCAATATCTGCCGCTGCACCGGCTATCACAACATCGTCAAGGCGGTGCAGTCCGCCGCAGAGACGATGCGCGGCTGA
- a CDS encoding 2-hydroxyacid dehydrogenase, with translation MTAATPRLPVTAIIAPGWDQPRWQRALVAAAPGLEVRLWPDLGDVSEIEAVLLWKQPAGVLAGMNRLGLAQSLGAGVEHLLNDPAIGDHVVLGRAVDPAMTGEMVRFVVHAVLAVSVDAAGYRAQQAAGVWEERSVPGGALRVGMLGLGELGAAAAQALAALGFTVTGWSRSARQVAGVTCLAGTDGLDRLIAGTDCLVNLLPLTDETRGLIDAALLARLPRGAHLVNVARGGHVVEADLLAALDDGRLASATLDVTAVEPLPQGHPFWSHPKIVLTPHVAAASTPETMAPILAESLRRHAAGQPPLDPVERTRGY, from the coding sequence ATGACCGCCGCCACCCCCCGCCTGCCCGTCACCGCCATCATCGCGCCCGGCTGGGATCAGCCGCGCTGGCAGCGGGCGCTCGTGGCCGCGGCGCCGGGGCTGGAGGTCAGGCTCTGGCCCGATCTGGGGGATGTGTCCGAGATCGAGGCGGTGCTGCTCTGGAAGCAGCCGGCGGGTGTGCTTGCGGGCATGAACCGGCTTGGCCTCGCCCAGTCGCTGGGGGCCGGGGTCGAGCATCTGCTGAACGATCCGGCGATCGGCGACCACGTCGTCCTCGGCCGGGCGGTCGACCCGGCGATGACCGGAGAAATGGTGCGCTTCGTCGTCCATGCCGTGCTCGCGGTCTCGGTCGATGCGGCCGGGTATCGCGCCCAGCAGGCCGCCGGTGTCTGGGAAGAGCGGAGCGTGCCGGGCGGCGCGCTCAGGGTCGGCATGCTGGGGTTGGGGGAGCTGGGGGCCGCGGCGGCGCAGGCGCTGGCGGCGCTCGGCTTCACCGTCACCGGCTGGTCGCGGAGCGCCAGGCAGGTGGCGGGCGTCACCTGCCTGGCGGGCACCGACGGGCTCGACCGGCTGATTGCCGGCACCGACTGCCTGGTCAACCTGCTGCCGCTGACCGACGAGACCCGCGGGCTGATCGATGCCGCCCTGCTGGCCCGCCTGCCCCGGGGCGCGCATCTGGTGAACGTCGCCCGCGGCGGCCATGTGGTCGAGGCCGATCTGCTCGCCGCACTCGACGACGGCCGGCTGGCCTCGGCGACGCTCGACGTCACCGCGGTGGAGCCCCTGCCCCAGGGACACCCCTTCTGGTCGCATCCGAAGATCGTGCTCACCCCCCATGTCGCCGCGGCAAGCACCCCTGAGACCATGGCGCCGATCCTGGCCGAGAGCCTGCGCCGCCATGCCGCCGGCCAGCCGCCGCTCGACCCCGTGGAGCGGACCCGCGGATACTGA
- a CDS encoding M10 family metallopeptidase C-terminal domain-containing protein, giving the protein MATYEIRAFEKALPPGGLATHMVLGFFENGQLVHEYNGLSTLGGVPVPVGWPWETDDSIRVYRSNGTFVGGNDIINNILLYSSEDHSGWARKLDAADLAKDMINSKNMAYQLLSQNSNSAFETLIRSMDLTLDNSYLSGNLVPGRTNLLLESGSINIIKSFSAGGAISGVAQSAFQIMNQIGSELYTIGTHYGVYLSFDDIMNIRSPTDARNFWGRLQDKLPDPVALSVFGGVEEALGDLADLYSQNAGTMEAIIPELGNILTNVQNVIADIAGAAAFLSPLVIDLDGDGIETIASLVNERLFDFADDGVAVTAHGWLKGDDGFLVRDIDGNGLIDSGHELFGSRFVDGFTALARHDDDGNGIIDQNDAVFASLGIWQDRNEDGVTQAGEMQTLAALGITAISLDAQILNGRDQGNWIALGGVAQGANGKVVDLADVYFKIIGTETSAPVMVDHDSLVVMGGQGEDILVGNTRDQIFRGGASRDVFVMGAESGHDVIIDFKTGEDRIDISGWQVASLSAIAIEQSAGDSLLSFDGSMIRVHGRVVADDLIW; this is encoded by the coding sequence TTGGCCACTTATGAAATCCGTGCCTTCGAGAAGGCTCTCCCCCCGGGCGGACTTGCCACCCACATGGTTCTCGGTTTCTTCGAGAACGGGCAGCTGGTCCATGAATATAACGGCCTGTCGACCCTTGGTGGCGTGCCTGTTCCGGTGGGATGGCCGTGGGAGACGGATGACAGCATCCGCGTTTACCGGTCGAACGGAACGTTCGTCGGTGGAAACGACATTATCAATAATATTCTGCTGTATTCATCCGAGGATCATTCCGGATGGGCGCGCAAGCTTGATGCTGCCGATCTGGCGAAGGATATGATCAATTCGAAAAACATGGCCTATCAGTTATTATCTCAGAACAGCAACAGTGCCTTCGAGACCCTGATCAGAAGCATGGATCTGACTCTCGACAACAGTTATTTATCGGGGAATCTGGTTCCGGGGCGTACAAATCTGCTTCTTGAGAGTGGCAGCATAAATATCATCAAGTCATTCTCCGCGGGCGGGGCCATATCGGGCGTTGCCCAAAGCGCCTTTCAGATCATGAATCAGATTGGATCGGAACTGTACACGATCGGGACCCACTATGGCGTCTATCTGTCGTTCGATGACATCATGAACATCAGAAGCCCCACGGATGCCAGGAACTTCTGGGGGCGCCTGCAGGATAAACTGCCTGATCCCGTCGCGCTCAGTGTCTTCGGCGGCGTCGAAGAGGCGCTTGGTGATCTGGCAGATCTGTACAGTCAGAATGCCGGCACGATGGAAGCGATCATTCCCGAGCTCGGGAACATTCTGACGAATGTCCAGAATGTGATCGCCGACATAGCAGGCGCGGCGGCATTTCTTTCTCCTCTGGTCATCGACCTTGATGGCGATGGTATCGAAACCATTGCAAGCCTCGTCAACGAGCGTCTCTTCGACTTCGCCGATGACGGTGTCGCGGTGACCGCCCATGGCTGGCTGAAGGGCGATGACGGTTTTCTGGTTCGGGACATCGACGGCAATGGCCTGATCGACTCGGGGCACGAGCTGTTCGGCAGCCGGTTTGTCGACGGCTTCACCGCGCTCGCCCGACATGATGACGACGGCAACGGCATCATCGATCAGAACGACGCCGTCTTCGCCTCTCTCGGGATCTGGCAGGATCGGAACGAAGACGGGGTGACCCAGGCCGGCGAGATGCAGACGCTCGCAGCCTTGGGCATCACCGCCATCAGCCTTGATGCGCAGATCCTGAACGGCCGCGATCAGGGCAACTGGATCGCGCTTGGCGGGGTGGCGCAAGGGGCGAACGGCAAGGTCGTCGATCTCGCAGATGTCTATTTCAAGATCATCGGGACGGAAACCTCTGCGCCTGTGATGGTCGACCACGATTCGCTCGTGGTGATGGGCGGGCAGGGAGAGGACATTCTTGTCGGTAACACGCGGGATCAGATTTTCCGCGGGGGCGCCTCCCGCGACGTCTTCGTCATGGGGGCGGAATCGGGACATGACGTCATCATCGATTTCAAGACCGGGGAAGACCGGATCGACATCAGCGGCTGGCAGGTGGCCAGCCTGTCGGCGATCGCCATCGAACAGTCCGCCGGCGACAGCCTGCTGTCCTTCGACGGGTCGATGATCCGGGTTCACGGGCGCGTGGTGGCCGACGATCTGATCTGGTGA
- a CDS encoding response regulator encodes MSEPVSAYRVLIVDDHSVVRAGLRHLLAEVFDPVEIVEANGLAALEALLDEGMRFSFAVVDLYLPDFLGQDRLDRIRRRLEPAPVVAFTMSESKSDLRAALAAGLRGYIPKSTHDEVIIGILRMIQVGGTYFPYELLARDAEAERGSAPAVAAPVAGDGGQIGTGQIGTGQIGTGLAEAGEGESGAALTERQMEIMDLLARGHSNQQIGDLLGLNLNTVKGHLSRIFRQLGVESRTQAILKYQRMRGG; translated from the coding sequence ATGTCCGAGCCCGTCTCCGCCTATCGTGTGTTGATCGTCGACGACCATTCGGTGGTGCGGGCGGGGTTGCGGCATCTGCTGGCGGAGGTGTTCGATCCGGTCGAGATCGTGGAGGCGAACGGGCTGGCGGCGCTGGAGGCGCTGCTCGACGAGGGCATGCGCTTCAGCTTTGCGGTGGTCGATCTCTATCTGCCGGACTTTCTGGGCCAGGACCGGCTGGACCGGATCCGCCGACGGCTGGAGCCGGCGCCGGTGGTGGCCTTCACCATGTCGGAGAGCAAGTCCGATCTGCGGGCGGCGCTGGCGGCGGGCCTGCGCGGCTATATCCCGAAATCGACCCATGACGAGGTGATCATCGGCATCCTGCGGATGATCCAGGTCGGCGGCACCTATTTCCCCTATGAACTGCTGGCGCGTGATGCCGAGGCAGAACGCGGGTCGGCACCGGCCGTGGCGGCGCCGGTGGCTGGTGATGGCGGCCAGATCGGGACAGGCCAGATCGGGACAGGCCAGATCGGGACAGGACTGGCCGAGGCGGGGGAGGGCGAGAGCGGTGCCGCGCTGACCGAGCGGCAGATGGAGATCATGGACCTGCTGGCCCGCGGCCATTCCAATCAGCAGATCGGCGACCTGCTGGGGCTGAACCTCAACACCGTGAAGGGCCATCTGTCGCGAATCTTCCGCCAGCTGGGCGTGGAGAGCCGGACCCAGGCGATCCTGAAATATCAGCGCATGCGCGGCGGCTGA
- a CDS encoding ABC transporter permease yields the protein MRPITALPAAGRLHRLFRPLMTGGPARGRGLPWSIRCALGFLAALLLLAICAPWVAPTDPLAMDLGARLRPPPGFGGTFAHPLGTDALGRDLLSRVLHGARVSILIAVAGTAIGAVLGTCAGFLAARFRGLADQLLMMLVDVQAALPSLILALAVIAFLGNDLVLFVILVGLDGWERYARLSRNLVLATGSAGWVRAARMTGITGPRLYLGHVLPNVAGPLVVQATLNFPGTILLETALSFLGLGVQPPATSLGQMLGDGRGLLLNAWWIAVIPGLLILATTMSVCLIGDHLRDRLDPTTGG from the coding sequence ATGAGACCGATCACAGCCCTGCCCGCAGCCGGCCGGCTGCATCGGCTGTTCCGGCCGCTCATGACCGGGGGGCCGGCGCGCGGTCGCGGCCTGCCCTGGTCGATCCGCTGCGCTCTGGGCTTCCTGGCGGCGCTCCTCCTGCTCGCGATCTGCGCCCCCTGGGTTGCGCCGACCGATCCGCTCGCCATGGATCTGGGCGCGCGACTGCGCCCGCCTCCGGGTTTCGGCGGCACCTTCGCCCATCCGCTCGGCACCGATGCGCTCGGCCGCGACCTGCTCTCGCGCGTGCTCCATGGCGCCCGGGTCTCGATCCTGATCGCCGTCGCCGGCACGGCGATCGGGGCGGTGCTCGGCACCTGCGCCGGCTTCCTCGCCGCCCGTTTCCGCGGCCTGGCCGACCAGCTGCTGATGATGCTGGTCGATGTGCAGGCGGCCCTGCCCTCGCTGATTCTGGCGCTGGCGGTGATCGCCTTTCTCGGCAACGACCTGGTGCTGTTCGTGATCCTGGTCGGGCTCGACGGCTGGGAGCGTTACGCCCGGCTTTCCCGCAATCTGGTGCTGGCCACCGGCTCGGCCGGCTGGGTGCGGGCGGCGCGGATGACCGGCATCACCGGCCCGCGGCTGTATCTGGGCCATGTTCTGCCCAATGTCGCAGGTCCGCTGGTGGTGCAGGCGACCCTCAACTTCCCGGGCACGATCCTGCTGGAGACCGCGCTTTCCTTCCTGGGTCTGGGCGTCCAGCCGCCGGCCACCTCGCTCGGCCAGATGCTCGGCGACGGGCGCGGGCTGCTGCTCAATGCCTGGTGGATCGCGGTGATCCCCGGGCTGCTGATCCTGGCCACCACCATGTCGGTCTGCCTGATCGGCGACCATCTCCGCGACCGGCTGGATCCCACGACCGGCGGCTGA
- a CDS encoding ABC transporter permease translates to MSRALLIRLARTLVTALICITLTFVVLRLSGDPLDALLPEDAPQSIRDAYAARLGLDQPLHAQYLGYLGGLATGDFGRSLLDGRSAAGVVAERLPATLLLGGTAFALALLIGIPAGTIAALRRGTPVDRGVMGAAVFGYAMPNFFLGLVLILIFALWLRVLPSSGFGTAAHLVLPALTLGTAMAGKLARFVRGAVLDVAGQLHQRVARGKRLGRLQLFTAHLAPNAAVPVITFLGFEAGLLVGGGVVVESVFGWPGVGRLLVQSVAARDLAVVQTIILMIALAMILANLAADLLHARLDPRVRAALEGEVRR, encoded by the coding sequence ATGTCCCGCGCCCTTCTGATCCGCCTGGCCCGCACGCTGGTCACGGCGCTGATCTGCATCACCCTGACCTTCGTGGTGCTCCGGCTGTCGGGCGACCCGCTCGATGCGCTGCTGCCCGAGGACGCGCCGCAAAGCATCCGCGACGCCTATGCCGCCCGTCTCGGCCTCGACCAGCCGCTCCATGCCCAGTATCTGGGCTATCTGGGCGGGCTCGCGACGGGGGATTTCGGCCGCTCCCTGCTCGACGGGCGCAGTGCCGCGGGCGTGGTGGCCGAACGGCTGCCGGCAACCCTGCTGCTCGGCGGCACCGCCTTCGCGCTGGCGCTGCTGATCGGCATCCCCGCCGGCACCATCGCCGCGCTCCGGCGCGGCACGCCGGTCGATCGCGGCGTGATGGGGGCGGCGGTCTTCGGCTATGCCATGCCGAACTTCTTCCTGGGGCTGGTGTTGATCCTGATCTTCGCGCTCTGGCTCAGGGTTCTGCCGTCATCGGGCTTCGGCACCGCGGCGCATCTGGTGCTGCCGGCCCTGACCCTCGGCACCGCCATGGCCGGCAAGCTCGCCCGCTTCGTGCGCGGCGCCGTGCTCGATGTCGCGGGCCAGCTGCATCAACGGGTGGCGCGGGGCAAGCGCCTCGGCCGCTTGCAGCTGTTCACCGCCCATCTCGCCCCGAATGCCGCCGTGCCGGTGATCACCTTCCTGGGGTTCGAAGCCGGGCTGCTGGTCGGCGGTGGCGTGGTGGTCGAAAGCGTGTTCGGCTGGCCCGGCGTCGGCCGGCTGCTGGTCCAGTCGGTGGCGGCCCGCGACCTTGCGGTGGTGCAGACCATCATCCTGATGATCGCGCTCGCCATGATCCTGGCCAATCTCGCCGCCGACCTGCTTCATGCCCGGCTTGACCCGCGGGTTCGCGCCGCTCTTGAAGGAGAGGTCCGCCGATGA
- a CDS encoding oligopeptide/dipeptide ABC transporter ATP-binding protein, which produces MTGHPRLKAEGLGLAVALRDPGLFARPRRVAIVSDIDLQVAPGEILGLVGESGSGKTTIGRMLAGEIAPDAGRVLLDGTALTLPLPSARRRAVQLVFQDTLGAFDPRMPLGRQLDEPLAVAGLAPADRRRRISAALDAMGLDPALLDRWPHQVSGGQRQRAVLARALSLDPSVLVLDEPVSALDVSVQAQVVNHLAALARDRGLAMVFISHDLGVVGHLAHRVAVLYLGRVVETGPVDAVFGAPAHPYTRALLDAVPVAHPGLRRPRRRLQGEPPAILNPPAGCAFHPRCPLALEICRRARPGLAPGAAAGHLVACHLSVNAPIPAEV; this is translated from the coding sequence ATGACCGGCCATCCCCGCCTCAAGGCCGAAGGGCTGGGCCTCGCGGTGGCGCTGCGCGATCCCGGCCTCTTCGCCCGGCCGCGCCGGGTGGCGATCGTGTCCGACATCGATCTTCAGGTGGCGCCGGGCGAGATTCTGGGCCTGGTGGGCGAAAGCGGCTCGGGCAAAACCACGATCGGCCGCATGCTTGCGGGTGAAATCGCGCCCGATGCCGGCCGGGTGCTGCTGGATGGCACGGCCCTCACCCTGCCCCTGCCGTCGGCCCGGCGGCGTGCCGTGCAGCTGGTGTTTCAGGACACGCTCGGCGCCTTCGACCCGCGCATGCCCCTTGGCCGGCAACTGGACGAGCCGCTGGCAGTGGCGGGACTCGCCCCCGCAGACCGGCGCCGGCGTATCTCGGCCGCGCTCGACGCCATGGGGCTCGATCCCGCCCTGCTCGACCGCTGGCCGCATCAGGTTTCCGGCGGGCAGCGGCAGCGCGCGGTGCTCGCCCGCGCGCTCAGCCTCGATCCCTCGGTGCTGGTGCTGGACGAGCCGGTCTCCGCACTCGACGTCTCGGTTCAGGCGCAGGTGGTCAATCATCTGGCCGCCCTGGCCCGGGATCGCGGCCTCGCCATGGTGTTCATCAGCCATGATCTGGGCGTGGTCGGCCATCTGGCCCACCGGGTGGCGGTGCTCTATCTGGGCCGGGTGGTGGAAACCGGGCCGGTCGACGCGGTGTTCGGTGCCCCCGCCCATCCCTATACCCGCGCCCTGCTCGATGCCGTACCGGTCGCCCATCCGGGGCTGCGCCGGCCGCGGCGGCGCCTTCAAGGCGAGCCGCCGGCGATCCTGAACCCGCCCGCCGGCTGCGCCTTTCATCCGCGCTGTCCCCTGGCCCTAGAGATCTGCCGGCGGGCGCGACCGGGCCTCGCGCCCGGGGCCGCCGCCGGCCATCTCGTCGCCTGCCATCTGTCCGTCAACGCCCCCATCCCGGCCGAGGTCTGA